A genomic window from Myotis daubentonii chromosome 4, mMyoDau2.1, whole genome shotgun sequence includes:
- the MRPS17 gene encoding small ribosomal subunit protein uS17m yields the protein MSIVRSSVHAKWVVGKVIGTAMQKTAKVRVTRLVLDPYLLKYFNKRKTYFAHDALQQCTVGDIVLLKALPVPRTKHVKHELAEIVFKVGRVIDPVSGKPCAGTAYLESPISLETSHLTKTPEEHSTSSEQ from the exons ATGTCAATAGTTCGTTCGTCTGTCCATGCCAAATGGGTCGTGGGGAAAGTGATTGGGACAGCAATGCAAAAAACCGCTAAAGTGAGAGTGACCAGGCTGGTTCTGGATCCCTATTTATTAAAG TATTTTAATAAACGGAAAACCTACTTTGCTCACGATGCTCTTCAGCAGTGCACAGTTGGGGACATTGTGCTTCTCAAAGCTTTGCCTGTTCCACGAACGAAACATGTGAAACATGAGCTGGCTGAGATCGTTTTCAAAGTTGGACGAGTCATAGATCCAGTGTCCGGAAAACCCTGTGCAGGAACTGCCTACCTGGAGAGTCCCATCAGTTTGGAAACCAGCCATCTAACCAAAACTCCGGAAGAACACAGTACCTCTTCAGAACAGTGA